The sequence CTGCGTGTCCTGGACGCTGAGCCATTTTGTCGATGCGTGCTTACGTGCTCCTTCTctatacgtggccagcacgctgttgagacgccagctgcAAGCGCTCTCTTTAGGCTGTGCACGATAGTAATGTTTACACTATGATAGCCCAGCACGCTACCTGCAAAGCACCTGCATTATTGCCGCagaggaaagcaagcacagcacgtgcctaCGCAcgaactgtgaaacgctgccgcggcaGCGCCGGCCGGTAGCATGGAGGCGGGctccatctggtggtgttgcaagaaacccagcggcgcgcgcaagcaagaccgcagcagcagcagcagcagcagcgcccggatgtcgagagaagaggcagaggaagctttgctttaaaaacaaatacaCGACCAGAGGTAAGGCAAAACGGTCAACTCATACAATGGCACATTTGATGAAAGATGCCCCATCGCTTGCTTACAatagtatgcaaaaaaaaaagaaagaaatgcgagcCCAGAAATGGCagactgaaattttgtgcaaTGCACACGAACTCAGTGACTGATAGTTTAGCATGTAGCCTAGTCATCATAAATATTATGAACTGCATTTATGCAAATGGTTAACCTACATTGCTTTGCACATCAGCTCTTCGGCCTGCGCGGCAGCACTTGCGCGAGGATATAGTGAAAGCACCAATAATGACTACCACGGAGTACTGCGTAGAGGAAAATTTATTTTCCCATTCATGAACAAATTTCAGTGTGTCCATTGCAGCGCTGTAGCATGAGAGGCGTCGTAACGTGAGTCTCTCGTCGACGTTTATGATTGCCGAACACCCCGACACCCGGAGAACACGCGAGGCCACGAGGCCGGATGCTGAGACATAATCCAAACGTGTGACACAAGTATAGTGAAGGGCTGCATCACAAATGATCGGTTTCTGAGTCATCACAATGAATTGTTTTGCCTTTACCGCTGCTCCCTTACAGCGCACATTTTGAAGCAAGATCACATTTTATGGTTTGGATCGTTAAATGCGACACGTGCGCCAGTTACTTGACTGTTTACTGAGACAAGAAGGGCAAATTTGCCTTCTTTTGAGGCATTCGCGATGTCTACGTAATCCCGTCTTCTTACAGCTAGTAACGACAACCCCTTTTGAAGGTCATGCTTTTCCGTGCAGAAACGACGCAAGTGACCACGTGACGTCCCACCCATCATGTTCTCGACACCATTCGCGATGTCTACCTATTCCCTTGTCTTCTTACAACTAGTAGGGACGAATACtttcgaaggccatgcttttccGTGCAGAAACGGCGCAAGTGACCacgtgacgtcacagccaccatgTTCTCGATACCACACACACTGACAGGAAAGAAGCATGGACAAAGGCAGCTTagctcttctttttttgaaaatttctcAAGTATAACAGTGCCAACCTTTATACAGAGTCATCCGGGCCCTGTTATGCGATGTTGCTGCAAAATTCGAGCTAGAACAAAGGAACACTGAacgcagatattttttttaataatctgTAGAAGAAATAAAGCATGTCTCCGTAAATATACACCACGCTCAAGAACTCGCCTTAGCCCCTCTGCCTCCGTCTGCGCATTTAATACCCGATACGCTCCGCGAACGCGCATGAAAAATAACTATCGCTCGAAGGGAAAGCTGGGCTTACCTGCATTTTGTATAGATGTTTCCCATCTAACGCTGTTCAAAGACGGAAATATAAGAAAAATCACTGTGCTAAATAAAATTATAAGACCTGTGGTTTCCGGTAATCAAAGGTATAACCCTCCTGTGCACAGGGAGTTTTAAAGAACTCCACCCGCCGTGacaggttggtcacgtgggtcttcccatgaggctgtgcgccgcgCCAACGACCGGCCGCGTTCGACAGagtcggcagtgctcatggctgacggtttgtttacatctgtgaagtggCGTTCCGTGACAGCTTTTCGTCATTTGTTTCCTgcatttccttccagaaagtgttataggtgTGTCTGAAGCTTACTGTATCTCAACATCACGTACGTTAGCTGCGATCACTTTGgtgacaacgatgaatgcaagagcaacgttttcaacTGCGGAAAATGCTTAGGTGTACCTCCACGCTGCTCATTGATTCAGGATGTCGACACAAGTTTCTGACTGTGTTTTCATGCTGCGTCACcatggcttgtgttcttcagtacgtgaaacgTGACTTTTACGTCCTTGTGAGTACGTGCTGACAACGTCTGATGTAATGTCTGAAAGGACAActagcaatggcaacagcagccactgttcgagcgacgacgtcCGTGCTAGTCGTACATGAATGTCATACTCCAAgtttcgttgcggtgctgtgttgtaagtgagaaagaccggagtggaAGCAATTGTTATTATGTATCTGCGAGCGGATATCCTCGCCCAAggaaaacggtaggacataagtatgcgtactatAAATGAAGCTTCTtactgagcgatgtgaatcgaattgttatcgcgcacTTCTGTTTTGAtaacgtcgttgcttccgatattgcattaacactaTGCCCCATCTCAGACACTGATTTAGAAGCGTGCTTGCTGGTTCCGACTGTGAGAATTCGCTCGACAGATCAGTGATGTAGCTCCTTTTCACAATAGAGAGACATTGCTTGGACGCTAAGCGAGTAGTGCGGTCTAAAGAATGTATGACTACGCACTTTTCGCTGTTGCGTCGGCTGCTGCGAGTCATGTCCACACCTAAGAAGTTGCTACGCTACCAATATTTCGCGCAGTTAATTTTGCCATGAAGCGCACGcgcttacatttttcttgcttactgtaactaacgcactacttggccgcgaacgccggcagtgtgtgAAGCCGCTTCAACACTCACATAATGGCATGCTAAATTTGAAAAATTATGCCATCAACTTTGTTTTCTCACTGTTCTGAATTAACAGTTTAGTGTTGATCGAGGTCTTCTATGAATTCCgggaggcagatctcgtatgaacgagcatgtgagtcgtaattctgaaaacagcacagctgctcactaggcggtttcgaggcacacaatATTGTGTCTATATATACTGGCAGCGTTGCTTCTTGAGTGTCGCGTGTACGTTGGATGTCTTTCAAAGAGCTGCATAGCGCGATTctcaaatgtttatgtatgtcatgatttatgtgctttcattgacttgtctCACTTAATGTGACTCGGTCTTGTGTTCATATTTCGAAATTCGACCAGTAGCCACCGCATATAAAAATCTTCACGCAAACTGACGCGATACCTTCTTTATATTCCCGCTGCACCTCGAAAAACTCCGTCCAaggcgaagtaaaaaaaaaaaaagacagaaaataaaCTCCCATGGTTCCACGCGAAAATTCTGCTCGCACGGAGtgaaaattctactccgatcatacggagcataataagctcccaaccggggggtcgctagaggacaagcattatactcCCACCTGGGGGTTATTCCCACTTCCGAACGCTATAAGTATAGGTCTTAAAATCGCATGATGCACAGTATGTTTAGATGTTTTGTTTAACAGCTCGGCTAACTTTAGTTGGGATACCCTCTATATGCCGCCTACCGTATAAGGCCCGGCGAAGGCACACCTTGTAAACTATAGGTCTTTCGTGGACGCGCTCGTATAGTGGGTGTTCTGAAGCCTGTTTGCGTGCGCAGGCACCCTAGTTGGCTGACGCGAAAGCAAGATTTCGTTGTGACAGCAGTCCTTCCATTCCAGTGCGCAACTATAACCGTTGTCGTGCCGCAGATCACGTGCCTCCTCATCACCGTCTTCGTCCTCACCATTGGACTTAAGTGAGGTAGAGAGTTGGCGTAGTTGGGGAGGAAGCAAACGGTAAACTTGCTGCGGCAGCCCAGTGgatatgatgttgcgctgctgagatagaggtcgcaggttcgattcagCGGCCGCGTGCCCATGGCGGTGGAATACAATGACGCTCATGTTCTGTGGTTTGGGTGGACGTCAAGAAATCGCAGGCGGTTGCACCTAATCTGGAGCCCCCACGCTGTTCCGCGATGCATCTAAACAGCAGAATACTTCAAATTTCTTCATTACTTTTTACATAGATTCGAAGGCAGAATTTGCATTTTAACTCGATGCCGCACAAGTGTTTGAGGTGATGGGGAAGCGGGCTGTCGAGTCGACGAGGAGGCAGTCGTAAAGGCCGAGGAACTCGTCTTTAAAAACTATCGATCACTGTACATCGTCCGGCGCGCATTCTTTTTGAGTCAGTGGTGAGCTCGTGCACTCTATAGTCCCCCTGAGCAAAACTATACGGACCAAGGATTCTGCGACAAAGACGATTTTAGTCTCCGCCTATGAATGGAACTTTAAATTGAGGACTTCAGTCCGCACTTAGCATTCTATACACTTTCCTGTGCACTCGTCATTTACGTATGTGCGCCTGAATTACGaataaattcagttttttttcggCATGTCAGTGGTCCGTATACGTCTGCTTGCGGGCGCAGACTGTCTCCCTGTAACGTATTTCAGAACGACCAGCTGCCGCATGCTGCGTAGCGTGTCACAGCTAACGTtaagccaagctgttcaacgaaaaaaggattacagaaaaagaaaacacggtgTAAGATACGGTTTTAAAACGTACGGTGTTCGTTCCACAGACTTCTTACGACCGAACCCCCCTAGATGTTATAATTAATCGTCCGCCttgttttttaaatatattttttttcactgaagaGCTTCGCTAACGTTGGCCGGTATACAGTTCAAACTCGATTTGACGAAGTGATGACTACGCtcaaattatttcgttaaattggGAAGTTTCTAGAATCgagaagggtttttttttttcggtccttcgaaatttaggaacccgccgtggttactcagtggctatggtattaggctgctgagcacgaagtcgcgggatcgaatcccggccacggcggccgcatttcgatggcggcgaaatgcgaaaacacccgtgtacttagatttaggtgcacgttaaggaaccccaggtgatcgaaatttccggagtcctccactacgcgtgcctcataatcagaaagtggctttggcacgtggAACTCCATAATAGATAATATATAGAAATTTAGGATTGTAACGTAGCGACGCGCGAAAGGTTCCGCTGCATCGTATTTGCCGCTAATTCGGCCATCTTTTACATAAatcatgaaataacgaaagcaaccaccgccgcccctaccgaggcggtgttgagtccccagttccgtgcatgggcgtggcgtgcagcctcgtcaaaataaagctagccACGACTAGGGCGCCTAGATATTTAAACGCCTTAGGTTCAGAGCTCAGGCTCGAAGAAAAAATCGTCGGCGTCAAAATTACAAAGAAGTCCCCACTTTCCTTACTCATTGTTTCAGGAGAGATTTCGTTAtatcgagttcggccaagttagtttcggtaattcgggttgatgacaacattgaaccctatgggtacctCTGGGGAATGGAAATTCCTTCGTTAGATCAGGAACTTGGTAAAATCGGgcttcgttagatcgagttttaactgtagtAGTTTCAGTCTGGAGCACCGCGGCACCTACTTAACAAGTTTGTGAGAATGTGCGTACTCATCGAGCCGACTAAACGAAGCGAGGCGCTTTATTGCGACAGCCGCGTAAAGCGTCGACGACCAACAAACACGAGCACATCTGACGCCTCATTGgagctgcttcgacattcggtAAAGGGCCTCTCACACTGGCGCCGTCCGGCTACATCCATTGCCGTTACGTCATACCGAAACTTCTCACGTGTCCCGCAGTTGCCATGACAACGTCAGACGGGCGAAGCTCCGGTCACCGGCGGCGATTGTTCCACGCAGGTGTCGTCTGCAGGCTCAACCTTGCACAGCTGGACCGCGCACGGCGTCGTCAGTTTCGGGGGTGGAGGCCGGGAACTGTTCCACTGGGCGGCGCAGCTGCGCGAGCTCACGTGCACGTAGCGGTGGTTCTTGAGCGCGGCGCGCATGGAGAACGTCTTGCCGCACAGGTCGCACATGAAGGGCCGGTCCGAGTGCTTGGCGAGCGCGTGCTTCCGGAGCGTGCTCCTGTCGGGGAACTGGGCGAGGCAGACGTGGCATTGCGACGGCTTGTCCTCGTCGTGGGCGCGTCGGTGCACCTGCGGTTCGAACGCGGCGAGGGAGAAAAGAAGTGTCCCCGAATGCTTCGCCAAATGTGAGGAAGCTGAAATTGTTCTGGCTCGGGCGGCTTGCCCCATCTGAGGGGCTCCAAGGCGTGGTTCTCCTAAAAACCattctggggatttacgtgccgaTAACCACGGTCTTGATAGCTCGTCGCAGTGGGGCGCTCCGGAGTAATTTTGTCCACTTGGTgtcctttgacgtgcacctaaatctaagcatgaGAGAAGCACAAGGTTGCCGGATCAAATCtcggctgcggtggccgcatttcgatggggacgaaatgcaaaagatgcccgtgtgccgtgcattaggggcacgttagAGGTTCCCCAGTGGTCAAAATCATTCTGAAatccccctactacggcgtgcctcataaccgaatagtggtttgggcacgtaaaactccagaattcaactCCTTTGCCGtcggaatgcagccgccgcggctggTGTGCTACCACGGTGGGTGTGCTTTCCGCAGTCCCattgtcatcataatcatcatttcTATTCATGGCACCACAAGCTCCTTCGCTTCCATAGCAATCAACTCCACtgtcgccatcgtcgtcgtcatgatgattgtcaccatcatcatcgtcctAGCCTTGTTTAAGCGTACTTTAGGACGGTCTCGTTCCAGAGGTTCACCATTACGTCTGTCCCGCGTCAGCCTTCATTATCTGTGTAGCTGCAAATTTACTTATCTGAGTTGTTAATGTAGTCATCTAACGCGactgtgctttttttcttctttaatgccCATCGCGTTATCATTTTGCTGCCCTGCTCTAATGTCCCGCGAGTTACCTGGTCTGGTCAAGCATAGGTCATTCCACGTCTCCGTTTTCCCCTTAATCTCGAGTGGAACCTCAGGCAGCCACATTTGGTCGTGAATGCGTGCTGCTCTCTTCCTATCTCCTAACGCTACGTCCACCATTATTCGTTCCGTCGCTTGATGAGCGATCTTTGACTCCTTTTGAAGTTTATTAGCTACTCTTGAAGATCCGGTCGCATTTCCTTATTTAGAGAGGTCGCTTATTTTCCTTATCATTTTGACGTCCCGTTGCTTATCGCGAGGTTGCCGGTTCGACTGCCGGACATGACGGCCCCGTTTCGATGGGGCGGAATGTAAAACATTCGTGTACCGTGCTCTCTATGCGCACGTTTATGACGTGTGTGCATTTAAAATGGATCGGAGCTCTCTCTTACGGCGTCCCTCGTAATGCACTCAGTAGTTTCCGGAAGTTAAGTTCCACTAGTTCAAGTTTTACTTTTTGCATGATGAACTCCTATAGATAACGCGTTCACCTTATAGAAACGCCCAAGATGGCGCTAGCGTACTTGTAGTTTTTGTCGCAAAGGTTCAGTCTAAGCAGCGGAACAAATCCGCTTAGAATCCGTTAAATATCCACTCAGGAATTTCGACGAGGAGGATCAGGCGTAAGTAAAGATAGACTCTTAAGGCCCGGATGTACCCGCTATTAGGGTGATAATATCAGAAAGGCAAGCCTAGGTCATTTGTTTACGATGAATGCAATGCGTTTATCGGCGAAATTTCTAGGAACGCTCCACGTTTTAAAATCGCGTACCGCGAGAGTTATATTAACAAAGACTTCTACGTAACGCCTAACCATTCAGATACGGGCTTTGCAAATCATGATTGCTAGTCTGAAAAGCGGAATATTCTTCTAGAAGAAGTTTGCAAGTCTGCTACTATACTTAAAAATGTTCTGGCGAATCCTCATTACGTGATATGGTATTTATTTCGTAAGAATCAGGGCACGTATTCACAAAATGTTCTTGCAATATAATTCTGTTCGTAAGTGCAAATCCTAGCCAATACTGATGCTGTACATATTAGAAGAGGCCGCCGGTCAACGGCAAAGACcacttacaaacgaaaagcttcCTGAATTCGGGCCCATGTACGCAGTCTGCTACTCGGTAAAAGCGCATTTTTGTTGTTTAACGCGTGACAAAAGAGTTTCAATGTATAGCGCGAAATTCGCTAAAATAGCAGCCCTCCATATGGAGAACATGCTCGGGCGTCCTATGTTTTAACTTTTGTTCTTGCGTTTAGTGCGATCATTGTTTTGCCCGAACAAGACGGCTGATTGACTACCCCTGCAGCACAATCCACAGCGTTAGCTTTGACGCTTCTATTGCTGggcgcttaaaaaaaaagaaagattatgcagatccaacgcatatGTTGGTATCTTTGTGCAAGGGCGCCTAAGTAAAGTGGTTAAATAAGTTCTATAAATTAACGGAGTTGCGTACACTCGTTCACTGTATTCAGTGCTAACTGTTATATTATGCAATGTTTACGTTTATGCCCTTCCAAATTTACAACTTTAACATTGTGGGAAGATTATATTTATGCACTACACAgttcacaagatatgccgaagtGAGAGCACCAAACCGGGCAggtgcacagtgtgagacgtcaCCACAGCCATGTTCAGAGGGCGAAGGCGGTGTGTGATgctctttctctctatttctgcTTCCTTCCTTGCTTGTCAAGGGTTAAATTGTGATGATGATTTTTGGCACAGAAAAGTACGACAGCTACTAAGCAGCATTTCAGGATTCTGTACCTCGTGTTTCCCAGTGGCACAAACCCTTTCTGGGTGTTTGGCCAAGAATAGGCACACTTCGAGAGGCACACATCGAATGTTCAAAGCAAAGCAAGTCAAGTCAGTCAAAGAATCTGTTCAACATGATGCGCTGTTACATTAAGCGGTTAGTGAGCGTTAGAGATACGCGAACTTTACATTAGATATTTGTATATTAGGTAGGGGGTTCTGTTTTCACGTAGGGCAAAGGTGCTCTTACCAGCGCTAACTTTGTCGGTCAGCATACTGGTTATATAAGCCGGTTTGCCAGCTTATATACCGTATATAcccttcgtatatatatatataaaaagctTCGGTTTAAGAGTCGAAGCTGAAATATGGGGCAAGGAAATTTCAATATTCCATCTCTTTGCGCACTTCGTCAGTCGCGCAAGCGATTATTTGCCAACGTTGTCATCAGGATCATTGAGCGGCGAAGAACAAAGAAATATCCATAATTCAACTGATGCAGCGATCTTTGAGAAATTCTTATGGCGGCCCTGGATGTTAATTTAGAAGCGTTACCTGAAGACAGCCGCCGCAGCTACTCAGTGGGTATGGGTTTCTGCAGCAGCATTAGAGGTCGCGGCTTCCATTCCTTACCGCGACCGCCGCattcgcgcgggtgcggaatgcGAAATTCTCGTGCATAGTACGTTGCGGAATACGCTTGTGAGCTGCAGGGGAAAATTAACTCGCCCTTCCCTCCACGACCACTCTCCTTTCGCACGTCAGGCGCCTCAACTTTAAGTTTACCTGGAGACTTGCCGATACGACGAACACCTGCGGACAGAGGTCGCACTTGAACAGCCCTGCGCCCTGGTGCTGGAGGCGCTTGTGGACGTTCAAGAAATGCTTTTTGATGTAGCCCTTCGAGCAGATGTCGCACTTCCACGGACGAGCGTTCGAGTGGCGTAGCAGGTGGCCCTTGAGCCCCTGCTGCGACATGAACGCAGTGGGACACAGATGGCACTTGAAGGGGCGCTCGCCTGTGTGGCGCCTCATGTGGACGACCAAGGAGCGCTTGGCACGAAACATGGTCTCACACAACGGGCACCGGAAGAGCTTTTCACGCTGTTCGGACTGAGCGTCTTCCACTGCTCCCGCCGATGCTTCGTCGACAACCGGAGGGCATTCCGGCTGTTCGGGCTCAGCTCGGGCCGGCGAAGGGTCGTCGCTCATAGGTTCGATCTTGATGTGACGCAGTTGCCTATTCTGGTCACCGTCGTCACTGATGTATGGAAGAATGGCCTCAGGTTCCTGGCCCAGTTCATCATGTCTCCGTAGCAGCTCCTCGGTGGTGGGTGCGGACTTGACCAAACATTGATTCCGGCGTTGATACCATTCCGGCGTTGGTGAAGAGTCGACGCTGTCAGATTCGGTCTTGATATGTCTCAAATGCCAACTCTGACCGTCGCGGTCACTGATGTCTGGAAGAATCGCCTCGGGCTCTTGGCCCAACTCGACATCACTCGGTAAAAAGCCTTCGATGACAGGCGTAGATCTTACGCCTCCTTGCTCCTCCAGGCTTTTGTCACATCCAGCTGTCTCTAGTGTCTGATACAGTTCTCTAGTATCCAATAGGCCGTAAGGTGCGACATTGGTCTGTCGCGTGCCCACTTGTGATGTTGGCCAGTCATGAAAGTCATGCTGATGCCTGTCGGACCAGTGCTGGCCAGTGTGGACCAGTGAAGTAAGGTCGTTTCCATCGTGATCGTGAATTATAGGCGCCCATATTGGGGGTGAATCTGTCGAAAGCCTCGATGGAAAGCATGCGTCCCTTGTCtctaaagaatgaatgaaagGTGGACTTGACAACTGCCAGCTGCTGAAATTGCGCTTCGTGAACAGGCTCCACGCCCTCCGCAGTTTTTCTGGATTCAGGGCGTAGTTGTGTTCCGGCAAGATTGGCGCAATGTCCTGGTACGGCGTCGTTGCTCTTGAGGCGCCTGGTCGAAAGCGCTCGGGGCCATAGTGAAGTTGTTCCGACGGATACGAAATGTTTTCGCTGACGGGATCACGAGTTAGAAAAGTTATTTCGCTCTGTTCCAGGTAACACGAACGAATGCCGCATGCACAAACGTCTGAGTACGGTTTCCGTGGGCTGACCCAGTTGTCATTGTTGTTCGCATCTCGCTTGATATTGTAACAGCACCAGCTGGCGTCGATGGGGATTCCAGACTGGTTTCGTTCTGGAAGGTAGTCATCGTGCGGCAAAACGGCTGACCGCAGAAAGCTCGGCGAACCGTCATGGATCACCTCAGCTTCCATGGTGTGGCTGCCGCACGCCGAGTCCATGGCGCCGTGACTGCGCGAGCGGAAGCGCTGGCTATCCAGTGCTGGACTTTTGCAGCAAACTAGGTGTTTTTGTTGAAGCCGCTGACACGGTCACTGTTTTCTTTGCTGCATTGTTCCTGGATTCGCAAAGGAGGGTCTATACTGCAGAAAATGAAACATAGTGACTGTTTTCAAGCGTCGGGAACTGAACTTCGAAAACTCTAGTGTCATTAGGCTACCGAACCTTTGCTTTGAGGTGTGGGTCAGTAACCGTAGAATTGCCTCACTTTTGCAAATCAAAGTTGTCGTTGCTGGACTAGACGTAATTATTCATCTCACTTATAGGCCACAAGCCCTTTGTGCGTgtgctcctccccccccccccccccccccccaaaaaaaaaaaataaagaaaaagaagaaaacgtagTGACGTTACATTTCAACTAGGTCAATTTTCTGGCATCAACAATCGGTGAAAGGTAGGAATCGGAACGTGCGCCAGTGTCATGAGAGAGAAGTGCAGCTCTGTCCCCACTTTAACTTCGATTCTTAAAGATGCGTGGAAGGTAGAAGGTGTCTGGCTAAGCAATATAGAAACAAACTCATCTTAGCTTATTCCATAGAGTTGGTACAAATGTAATGACTGAAAATTTGCGACAACCATAATATATTATGGAATAAGAAGTACTCAGTGAAAACAGGCATTATAGCAAATTCTTAAATATCGTATGCCAAAGCATATAGATCAGAACAAACATAACgacgtttttttttgtgtgattaAACATTGTGCAGCACCAACAAACGTAGgtaaataatttaacgtaaatcGTAAAACAATAGATGATGTATTTCTTCGTTGTCAAAGCCTGTGTGCGGTACACCAAACACGAGGGCGCTTGCTTTAGGGAACTTATAGCATTGGTAACTTTAAACGCGAAAAATATTACTTGTAGCGTTCGGAACTCGCACCGAAAAAAGTTTTGGCACATATTCAACCCACGACATCCTATATACAAAGCTGTTGGCTTGAAACATTTTTCTGATGAAcggtcatcatcataatcactaTATTGATGTCAATTGCCGAATAAGAGCCTTTTGCATCGATATGCAGTTGTCACTGACTTTCGCATGCACTTTTCAATATTTCAACTTCATGTCGTAGCGCATTTCGCTATATTTCCCTCGGTTCATGGTTCTGGTACTCCAATATCAAATACGGGCTGCTGTCTACCACGTCTAAGAATTTTACGACTTTCCCATGAGACCGCACTCCGTCCTTTTAATCTCAGTGACATCAGCTACGCGGCTTTTTTAAACGGGTCCCGAACGATCCCTCGgctttggtgaaaaaaaaaaaaaaaaaaaaaaaactctgtccGCCGATAGCGTACACAGCTGTGAACATTTCAGCCATATTTTGCAGTCGTACACGGCGCGTGTAgttcgcaagcggagcgcgaagtcacctttttctagAACGCTCTCTTTTCTACAGAAGCCACTGTTTTCTTGACAATAAGTTAATTCGCATACGTGGCTGCTATATTGACCAACAGCCGACaacaatcaagaagggtgtttgaatCAGTGCGCTTATTCTTCCTGCTGCTACCGCGTACAATTATTGAAGCAGTTTAATAAACTGGGTGAAGTAattaagcgaaaatctgctttcgaatttcgataataattacgtacttccggaagaaccCGACTGTCGTCTCCTCACGCAATTGGTTGCGGCCGCCCGCGTAGGAGTTAAAACTCTGGCCATCCTGCGTATCGGTGTCGCATAGCCGTCGGGTTTCGACAATTTTTGACTAGTTTCGTACGCTCAATTAGCCCCGAAATACGGGAATTTGAGGTAAGACCACACACACGCTTGCCAGCGCGTTCTCAACCTTTGCCACACCATGGTTAGACttcttggcagacttcgcttcgtatcGTGCTATTATTGATAGCGCTTCGAAATGCGCAAGGTGGATGTGGGTGATGTCCGTCAGGCAAGCTTGTGCTGGAcaaaagccggtccgcaccacgtagcatggCCAGAATGGGGTAcatgagcacgagcgtgcacTCAATCCCTGTCGTGTAGAAAGTaaacactgcgcatgcgcactaaaATTGGACGCAGCTGccgtctgctacgtagcgtagataccgcggcctctATCGGGTGCCAAGACAAGTCCTCAGGCCGAGCTCACTGCGGCTCCCTGACTACAACCGCGTTTTGCATACGTTTGGCGTGTCGTAGGTGCCtaaatcggaa comes from Dermacentor andersoni chromosome 9, qqDerAnde1_hic_scaffold, whole genome shotgun sequence and encodes:
- the LOC140213326 gene encoding uncharacterized protein; amino-acid sequence: MDSACGSHTMEAEVIHDGSPSFLRSAVLPHDDYLPERNQSGIPIDASWCCYNIKRDANNNDNWVSPRKPYSDVCACGIRSCYLEQSEITFLTRDPVSENISYPSEQLHYGPERFRPGASRATTPYQDIAPILPEHNYALNPEKLRRAWSLFTKRNFSSWQLSSPPFIHSLETRDACFPSRLSTDSPPIWAPIIHDHDGNDLTSLVHTGQHWSDRHQHDFHDWPTSQVGTRQTNVAPYGLLDTRELYQTLETAGCDKSLEEQGGVRSTPVIEGFLPSDVELGQEPEAILPDISDRDGQSWHLRHIKTESDSVDSSPTPEWYQRRNQCLVKSAPTTEELLRRHDELGQEPEAILPYISDDGDQNRQLRHIKIEPMSDDPSPARAEPEQPECPPVVDEASAGAVEDAQSEQREKLFRCPLCETMFRAKRSLVVHMRRHTGERPFKCHLCPTAFMSQQGLKGHLLRHSNARPWKCDICSKGYIKKHFLNVHKRLQHQGAGLFKCDLCPQVFVVSASLQVHRRAHDEDKPSQCHVCLAQFPDRSTLRKHALAKHSDRPFMCDLCGKTFSMRAALKNHRYVHVSSRSCAAQWNSSRPPPPKLTTPCAVQLCKVEPADDTCVEQSPPVTGASPV